A window from Salvia miltiorrhiza cultivar Shanhuang (shh) chromosome 2, IMPLAD_Smil_shh, whole genome shotgun sequence encodes these proteins:
- the LOC131012950 gene encoding 60S ribosomal protein L9-like yields the protein MKTILSSDTMDIPDGIKIKVKAKVIEVEGPRGMISKNFKHLNLDFQLITDEETGKKKLKIDAWFGSQKTTASIRTALSHVNNLINGVTKGYRYKMRFVYAHFPINASITNNGTAIEIRNFLGEKKVRKVDMLEGVSIVRSEKVKDELVLEGNDIELVSRFCALINQKCHVKNKDIRKFLAGIYVSEKGAIAVEE from the coding sequence ATGAAGACGATCCTCTCCTCCGACACCATGGACATTCCCGACGGCATCAAGATCAAGGTCAAGGCCAAGGTGATCGAAGTCGAGGGGCCCAGGGGCATGATCTCGAAGAATTTCAAGCATCTGAATCTCGATTTCCAGCTCATCACCGATGAGGAGACCGGGAAGAAGAAGCTGAAGATCGATGCCTGGTTCGGCAGCCAGAAAACCACCGCCTCCATCCGCACGGCGCTCAGCCACGTCAACAACCTAATCAACGGTGTTACCAAGGGATACCGCTACAAGATGAGATTCGTGTATGCTCATTTCCCTATCAACGCCTCCATCACTAACAACGGAACCGCCATTGAGATCCGAAACTTTCTCGGGGAGAAGAAGGTGAGGAAGGTTGATATGCTTGAGGGAGTGTCGATTGTGCGATCTGAGAAGGTCAAGGATGAGTTGGTGTTGGAGGGGAATGACATTGAGCTTGTTTCTAGGTTTTGTGCCTTGATAAACCAGAAATGCCATGTCAAGAACAAGGATATCAGGAAGTTCCTTGCCGGTATCTATGTCAGTGAGAAGGGAGCCATTGCTGTTGAGGAATGA